Proteins found in one Saccharomyces cerevisiae S288C chromosome III, complete sequence genomic segment:
- the POL4 gene encoding DNA-directed DNA polymerase IV (DNA polymerase IV; undergoes pair-wise interactions with Dnl4p-Lif1p and Rad27p to mediate repair of DNA double-strand breaks by non-homologous end joining (NHEJ); homologous to mammalian DNA polymerase beta): MSLKGKFFAFLPNPNTSSNKFFKSILEKKGATIVSSIQNCLQSSRKEVVILIEDSFVDSDMHLTQKDIFQREAGLNDVDEFLGKIEQSGIQCVKTSCITKWVQNDKFAFQKDDLIKFQPSIIVISDNADDGQSSTDKESEISTDVESERNDDSNNKDMIQASKPLKRLLQGDKGRASLVTDKTKYKNNELIIGALKRLTKKYEIEGEKFRARSYRLAKQSMENCDFNVRSGEEAHTKLRNIGPSIAKKIQVILDTGVLPGLNDSVGLEDKLKYFKNCYGIGSEIAKRWNLLNFESFCVAAKKDPEEFVSDWTILFGWSYYDDWLCKMSRNECFTHLKKVQKALRGIDPECQVELQGSYNRGYSKCGDIDLLFFKPFCNDTTELAKIMETLCIKLYKDGYIHCFLQLTPNLEKLFLKRIVERFRTAKIVGYGERKRWYSSEIIKKFFMGVKLSPRELEELKEMKNDEGTLLIEEEEEEETKLKPIDQYMSLNAKDGNYCRRLDFFCCKWDELGAGRIHYTGSKEYNRWIRILAAQKGFKLTQHGLFRNNILLESFNERRIFELLNLKYAEPEHRNIEWEKKTA; this comes from the coding sequence ATGTCTCTAAAGGGTAAATTTTTCGCCTTTTTACCTAATCCTAACACATCTTCCAATAAGTTCTTTAAGAGTATATTGGAGAAAAAGGGCGCCACAATTGTGTCAAGTATTCAAAATTGTCTTCAATCTAGCCGTAAGGAAGTGGTCATTTTGATTGAGGACTCCTTTGTTGATTCTGATATGCATTTGACTCAGAAAGATATTTTCCAAAGGGAAGCAGGCTTAAATGATGTCGATGAATTTCTTGGTAAGATTGAACAGTCAGGCATTCAATGTGTGAAAACCAGTTGCATCACAAAGTGGGTCCAGAATGATAAATTTGCGTTTCAAAAAGATGATTTGATTAAATTTCAACCATCCATTATCGTTATATCAGATAACGCTGATGACGGACAAAGTTCTACTGATAAAGAGAGTGAGATTTCAACTGACGTAGAAAGTGAAAGGAATGATGACAGCAACAATAAAGATATGATACAAGCTTCAAAACCTCTTAAGCGACTCTTACAGGGGGATAAAGGAAGAGCTTCCCTTGTTACTGACAAAACGAAGtacaaaaacaatgaaTTGATTATCGGAGCGTTGAAAAggttaacaaaaaaatatgagaTCGAAGGTGAGAAATTTCGTGCAAGAAGTTATAGACTGGCTAAACAGTCGATGGAAAATTGCGATTTCAATGTTCGTTCCGGTGAAGAAGCACATACTAAATTAAGGAATATCGGGCCTAGTATtgccaaaaaaatacaagTTATATTAGATACGGGAGTTTTACCAGGTTTAAATGATTCAGTGGGATTAGAAGACAAGTTGAaatacttcaaaaattgttACGGCATTGGGTCGGAAATTGCTAAACGCTGGAATCttctaaattttgaaagctTTTGTGTTGCAGCTAAGAAGGACCCAGAGGAGTTTGTATCAGATTGGACAATTTTATTTGGTTGGTCATATTACGACGATTGGTTATGCAAGATGTCTCGGAATGAATGTTTCACACATTTAAAGAAGGTTCAAAAAGCGCTGCGTGGCATTGATCCTGAATGCCAAGTCGAATTACAGGGAAGTTATAATAGGGGCTATTCCAAGTGTGGTGACATTgatcttttatttttcaagccGTTTTGTAATGACACGACCGAGTTGGCAAAAATCATGGAAACGCTTTGTATTAAGTTGTACAAGGATGGCTATATCCATTGTTTTTTACAGCTAACGCCAAACTTGGAAAAGCTATTCTTAAAAAGAATAGTGGAGAGATTTCGTACAGCGAAGATTGTTGGGTATggagaaagaaagaggTGGTATTCTTCTGAGAtaatcaagaaatttttcatggGAGTCAAATTGTCTCCAAGAGAATTAGAAGAACtgaaagaaatgaaaaatgatgaaggCACATTGttaattgaagaagaagaagaagaagaaacaaaattaaaaccGATTGACCAATATATGTCTCTGAATGCCAAGGATGGAAATTATTGCAGAAGATTagactttttttgttgcaAGTGGGATGAGCTTGGAGCAGGAAGAATACACTATACTGGATCTAAAGAGTACAATAGATGGATAAGAATATTGGCAGCGCAAAAAGGCTTCAAGCTTACACAACACGGTTTATTTCGAAATAATATCCTTCTCGAAAGCTTTAACGAACGCAGAATTTTCGAGTTATTAAACTTAAAATACGCTGAACCCGAACATAGAAATATCGaatgggaaaaaaaaactgcaTAA
- the CTO1 gene encoding Cto1p (Protein required for cold tolerance; involved in phosphate uptake; YCR015C is not an essential gene) yields the protein MKTIIISDFDETITRVDTICTIAKLPYLLNPRLKPEWGHFTKTYMDGYHKYKYNGTRSLPLLSSGVPTIISQSNFNKLFADELKYQNHNRVVELNSVNEITKQQIFKSISLDQMKTFARDQNHEDCLLRDGFKTFCSSVVKNFESDFYVLSINWSKEFIHEVIGDRRLKNSHIFCNDLKKVSDKCSQSYNGEFDCRLLTGSDKVKILGEILDKIDSGCNKEGNSCSYWYIGDSETDLLSILHPSTNGVLLINPQENPSKFIKITEKIIGIPKDKISSFEADNGPAWLQFCEKEGGKGAYLVKSWDSLKDLIMQVTKM from the coding sequence ATGAAAACCATTATTATTTCAGATTTTGATGAAACAATCACAAGAGTTGACACAATCTGCACCATTGCTAAATTACCGTATCTACTGAACCCGCGGTTGAAACCTGAGTGGGGTCATTTTACCAAGACATATATGGACGGATACCATAAATACAAATACAATGGAACGAGATCACTGCCGTTGTTATCTTCAGGCGTACCTACGATAATTTCGCAGTCTAACTTCAATAAGTTGTTTGCGGACGaattaaaatatcaaaatcataACAGGGTTGTTGAGTTAAATAGTGTAAATGAAATTACAAAACAACAGATTTTTAAGTCGATTTCTTTGGATCAAATGAAAACGTTCGCCAGAGATCAGAATCACGAAGATTGTTTACTAAGAGATGGTTTCAAAACGTTTTGCTCTTCAGttgtcaaaaattttgaaagtgATTTTTACGTTTTATCTATAAATTGGTCAAAAGAGTTTATTCATGAAGTCATTGGTGACAGAAGACTTAAAAATAgtcatattttttgtaaCGATCTAAAAAAAGTTAGTGACAAGTGTTCTCAAAGCTACAATGGTGAATTTGATTGTCGGTTATTGACAGGCTCTGATAAGGTCAAGATACTGGGTGAAATATTAGATAAGATCGACTCAGGTTGCAATAAAGAAGGAAATTCTTGCAGCTATTGGTATATAGGGGATAGTGAGACTGACTTGTTGTCCATATTACATCCATCTACTAATGGTGTACTGCTAATAAACCCGCAAGAAAATCCTTCCAAATTCATAAAAATTACCGAAAAGATTATTGGTATCCCAAAGGATAAAATCTCGAGTTTTGAAGCTGATAATGGTCCAGCGTGGTTACAGTTTTGTGAAAAGGAAGGCGGTAAAGGTGCCTACCTTGTGAAATCCTGGGACTCTTTAAAAGATTTGATCATGCAGGTAACAAAAATGTAG
- the SRD1 gene encoding Srd1p (Protein involved in the processing of pre-rRNA to mature rRNA; contains a C2/C2 zinc finger motif; srd1 mutation suppresses defects caused by the rrp1-1 mutation), with product MRYNNYDNSGSSFLTRVVKKSDMEKTLLLNREIDDWKSNDKKKAYKERGRVYASCSFIEVSFSQIRAVDVEKKIENAEQLRDLTRNIVKNKTSSLNEITPSKNRVTSACNSERRTTSQEANNLEGYHSCAQGTSRSASITKKYSKKTTSRPKREKRQTILPNGEIKECSKCKDTWTIQWRSGPDQNRELCSPCGLAYGKRLKKENEKKRQAADKRIDRNNP from the coding sequence ATGCGATATAATAATTATGACAACTCTGGAAGTTCCTTCTTAACTAGAGTAGTTAAAAAGTCAGATATGGAGAAAACGTTATTATTAAATAGAGAAATTGATGACTGGAAGTCAAACGATAAAAAGAAGGCATATAAGGAACGCGGAAGAGTTTATGCAAGTTGCTCATTTATTGAAGTATCCTTTTCTCAAATAAGGGCTGTtgatgttgaaaaaaaaattgagaatGCCGAACAACTAAGAGATCTTACAAGAAATATTGTTAAGAACAAAACCAGCTCTTTGAACGAAATTACACCCTCAAAGAATCGTGTAACTAGTGCATGCAATTCCGAGAGACGTACGACTAGCCAAGAAGCAAACAATCTTGAAGGCTACCATAGTTGTGCACAAGGAACTAGTCGGTCTGCCAGTATTACGAAGAAATACAGCAAAAAGACTACTAGTCGTCctaaaagagaaaagagaCAAACAATCCTCCCAAATGGTGAGATAAAGGAATGCTCTAAATGTAAAGACACTTGGACAATTCAATGGCGTAGTGGACCCGACCAAAACAGGGAACTTTGTAGTCCCTGTGGACTCGCCTATGGAAAAAGACTGAAGAAggagaatgaaaaaaaaaggcaagCAGCAGATAAAAGGATAGATCGAAACAATCCATAG
- the RBP95 gene encoding RNA-binding ribosome assembly factor RBP95 (RNA-binding ribosome assembly factor; constituent of early pre-60S particles; genetically and physically linked to most NOP8 60s ribosome pre-assembly complex members and to ribosomal protein Rpl3p; contains two independent RNA-interacting domains; associates with helix H95 in 3' region of 25S rRNA, in close proximity to binding sites of Npa1p and Rpl3p; interacts with several snoRNAs), whose product MSENHVPAWKRIALKRQTISSGDESKEKGQSNLIDDDPLNITTHLSTGNLTKKEKKRIINGESKSSTKKGKRVSKPGTKKKEKLSKDEKNSKKNKILKDQLRYLIEFFRTKSESKFPTGILELESVKENYGDSLIKDEPSESGVVEVWKFSKQKQNWLIKHFFNLDEIPSVYNDLLLLYFRDLQGKSKEELISKCKGKLKQWNDYVEDQETKIKALIAEDKASEPINGEEKEEGEKDGNAEQGKQKEVQDEQEEVQMPNKELVQRSLKLLEIWKNDDSEQIELKNFFVDV is encoded by the coding sequence ATGTCCGAAAATCACGTTCCTGCCTGGAAAAGAATTGCTTTGAAGAGACAGACTATAAGCAGTGGTGACgaaagtaaagaaaaaggccAATCCAATCTAATAGATGATGATCCACTAAATATCACTACGCATTTATCCACTGGTAATTTgacaaagaaagagaaaaaaagaatcattAATGGTGAGAGCAAATCCTCTACCAAAAAAGGGAAGCGTGTGTCGAAACCAGggacgaagaagaaggaaaaattgtcaaaggatgaaaagaattcgaaaaaaaataaaattcttaAAGATCAATTACGTTACCTGATAGAATTTTTCAGGACAAAGTCTGAGAGCAAGTTTCCCACCGGAATCCTAGAATTGGAAAgtgtaaaagaaaattacgGCGACTCCCTGATCAAAGACGAGCCATCAGAGTCTGGTGTTGTTGAAGTTTGGAAATTTTCCAAGCAAAAGCAAAATTGGCTTATtaagcattttttcaacttggACGAAATCCCCTCAGTATATAATGatcttttgcttttataTTTCAGGGACTTACAAGGtaaatcaaaagaagaactaaTATCAAAATGCAAAGGAAAACTGAAGCAATGGAACGACTATGTGGAAGatcaagaaacaaaaataaaagcgTTAATTGCAGAGGATAAGGCTAGCGAACCAATTAAtggtgaagaaaaagaagaaggtgaaAAAGACGGTAATGCCGAACAAGGGAAGCAAAAAGAGGTACAAGACGAGCAAGAGGAAGTACAAATGCCGAATAAAGAGCTTGTTCAAAGAAGTCTGAAATTACTagaaatttggaagaatgATGACTCGGAGCAGATAGAACTTAAGAATTTCTTCGTTGATGTTTAA
- the CWH43 gene encoding Cwh43p (GPI lipid remodelase; responsible for introducing ceramides into GPI anchors having a C26:0 fatty acid in sn-2 of the glycerol moiety; can also use lyso-GPI protein anchors and various base resistant lipids as substrates; contains 14-16 transmembrane segments and several putative glycosylation and phosphorylation sites; null mutation is synthetically lethal with pkc1 deletion), with protein MLIINGKIIPIAHTICAFSAFFAALVTGYSLHFHKIVTNAHYTYPDEWFPSVSATIGDRYPERSIFQILIALTAFPRFLLLLGHYYLNQSKVCFLVGVLRTVSCGGWVYITSTDDHDIHDIFMITYIVLTLPWDIMITRYSSPLTSKNKGLTATIFFGTLFPMIYWYIQHSVQQRAGAYSIYAYFEWSLILLDIAFDAFAYADFKKIDIVLAFNEKPGNTSFFQIRDSSPINYGEEKSSELQKSGEKKVEKEKPVARSATGSYFRFDSFFYLLTNIFNGFLFWSNVTSLLCSIWHFPLWYMGISGYEAAILGYLGPIFLYLPFVSEAFTQYGVLLGGIIAIGAYIVQMPELRLISVAVGTSITVATFVQNLRYITNAETSFSFALTWLLGLVASVILKMGFYTNNPTWVILDERNGGYNKTALVLTVLFGMLSPYVNSINFEGKRNAQAKSASLIGKLFLAVGFGSLLFGIHQLLTDSSTTIYWAWEGYNESHGPLPWPWGALTCTVMLFASLSSVKFMGKPLVPCLLLLISTAVLSARSITQWPKYIFGGLLYAIAMLWLVPSYFSALGQVQNIWVYVLSFSVYIIFVLAHVWVVAYAFVPMGWVLREKIETVLAFSSTFIIIGALTCKNLNIQLVTMGKKFFIYVFFFAVALLSLTARFVYDIRPTGIPQPYHPDSQLITAGIWTIHFGLDNDMWASEDRMINLIKDMELDVVGLLETDTQRITMGNRDLTSKLAHDLNMYADFGPGPNKHTWGCVLLSKFPIVNSTHHLLPSPVGELAPAIHATLQTYNDTLVDVFVFHSGQEEDEEDRRLQSNYMAKLMGNTTRPAILLSYLVVDPGEGNYNTYVSETSGMHDIDPSDDDRWCEYILYRGLRRTGYARVARGTITDTELQVGKFQVLSEQALVEHSDSMYEYGHMSEPEYEDMKFPDKFLGEGERGHFYHVFDEPRYYL; from the coding sequence ATGCTGATCATCAATGGGAAGATCATCCCTATAGCTCATACTATTTGTGCATTCTCCGCCTTCTTTGCAGCTTTGGTCACTGGTTATTCATTAcattttcataaaattgTAACCAATGCACATTATACGTATCCAGATGAGTGGTTTCCTAGTGTATCAGCCACTATCGGGGACCGCTATCCGGAACGTTctattttccaaatcttaATAGCTCTAACTGCTTTTCCAAGATTTTTACTGCTACTAGGTCACTACTACTTGAACCAATCTAAGGTATGCTTCCTTGTCGGTGTACTCCGGACAGTCTCTTGCGGTGGTTGGGTATACATTACAAGTACAGATGACCACGATATTCATGATATATTTATGATCACATACATTGTTTTAACGTTACCATGGGATATAATGATTACCCGCTATTCTAGTCCTTTAACTTCGAAGAACAAAGGGTTGACTGctacaattttttttggaacaTTGTTCCCGATGATTTACTGGTACATTCAGCACTCCGTCCAACAGAGAGCTGGGGCATATTCTATATATGCTTATTTCGAATGGTCTCTGATTCTTTTAGATATTGCATTTGATGCATTTGCTTACGCtgatttcaaaaagataGATATTGTTCTCGCTTTTAATGAGAAACCCGGTAATACCagttttttccaaattagAGACTCTAGTCCCATAAATTatggagaagaaaaaagttcagAATTGCAGAAAAGTGGTGAAAAGAAGgttgaaaaggaaaaaccCGTTGCTAGAAGCGCAACTGGTTCATATTTCAGGTTtgactcttttttttacttactaacaaatatttttaacggttttcttttctggtCGAACGTTACGTCCCTGTTATGTAGTATTTGGCATTTCCCGCTATGGTATATGGGAATCTCAGGTTATGAAGCTGCAATATTGGGTTATTTGGGACCCATTTTCTTATATCTGCCGTTCGTTTCTGAAGCCTTCACGCAATATGGTGTACTTTTAGGAGGTATTATTGCCATTGGTGCCTATATTGTTCAGATGCCAGAATTAAGGTTGATTTCTGTAGCTGTGGGAACTTCCATTACCGTTGCAACGTTTGTACAAAATCTAAGATATATCACAAATGCGGAGACTAGTTTCTCTTTTGCTCTAACTTGGCTGTTAGGTCTTGTTGCATCTGTGATCTTGAAAATGGGGTTCTATACCAACAATCCAACTTGGGTCATTTTAGATGAACGTAATGGTGGGTATAATAAGACAGCTCTCGTGCTTACTGTTTTATTCGGCATGCTGTCGCCTTATGTTAATTCAATTAATTTCGAAGGGAAAAGGAATGCTCAAGCAAAATCTGCTTCGTTGATTGGCAAATTATTTTTGGCTGTTGGTTTTGGCTCGTTGTTATTCGGAATTCATCAGTTATTGACGGATTCTTCTACTACTATTTATTGGGCATGGGAAGGTTACAATGAATCACACGGTCCCTTGCCATGGCCTTGGGGCGCCTTAACTTGTACGGTCATGTTATTTGCTTCTTTGAGTTCTGTGAAGTTTATGGGCAAGCCATTAGTTCCATGTTTGTTGCTTCTCATATCCACTGCTGTACTTTCAGCTAGAAGCATTACACAATGGCCTAAATATATTTTCGGTGGTTTATTGTACGCTATCGCTATGCTTTGGTTAGTTCCTTCGTATTTTTCTGCATTAGGCCAAGTTCAAAACATATGGGTTTATGTCCTATCATTCTCCGtttatattatctttgtcCTTGCCCATGTTTGGGTCGTTGCATACGCATTTGTTCCAATGGGCTGGGTACTGAGGGAGAAGATTGAGACGGTTCTTGCCTTTTCTTCCACatttatcattattggTGCTTTAACATGCAAAAACCTTAACATTCAACTGGTGACTATGggcaaaaaattcttcatttatgttttcttctttgccGTGGCCCTGCTATCACTAACAGCTAGGTTCGTGTATGATATTAGACCTACAGGAATTCCTCAGCCTTATCATCCAGATTCTCAGTTGATTACAGCTGGTATTTGGACTATCCACTTTGGTCTCGATAATGATATGTGGGCATCTGAAGACAGAATGATCAACCTTATTAAAGATATGGAACTAGATGTGGTAGGTCTACTAGAAACAGATACACAAAGAATTACCATGGGGAACAGGGATCTAACTAGCAAACTAGCTCATGATTTGAATATGTATGCAGATTTCGGACCAGGTCCAAATAAACATACCTGGGGCTGTGTTCTTCTTTCTAAATTCCCTATCGTAAATTCTACGCATCATTTATTGCCCTCTCCAGTTGGGGAACTTGCGCCAGCCATTCATGCCACACTTCAAACGTACAATGACACTCTCGTTGACGTCTTTGTATTCCATAGTGGAcaagaagaggatgaagagGATAGAAGACTGCAAAGTAACTACATGGCTAAGCTCATGGGCAATACGACTCGCCCAGCTATTTTATTAAGTTACTTAGTTGTTGATCCAGGTGAAGGCAACTACAATACGTACGTTAGTGAAACATCCGGAATGCACGACATTGATCCTTCTGACGATGATAGATGGTGTGAGTATATCTTGTATAGGGGCTTGAGAAGAACAGGATATGCTAGAGTTGCAAGAGGAACGATAACCGATACGGAGCTACAAGTTGGTAAGTTCCAAGTTTTGAGTGAGCAAGCGTTAGTAGAGCACTCGGATTCTATGTATGAATACGGTCATATGAGTGAACCGGAATATGAGGACATGAAATTTCCAGATAAGTTTTTAGGCGAAGGTGAGAGGGGTCACTTCTACCATGTTTTTGATGAGCCACGTTATTACTTATAA